From the genome of Bradyrhizobium elkanii USDA 76, one region includes:
- a CDS encoding aminotransferase class I/II-fold pyridoxal phosphate-dependent enzyme has translation MAMTASSGLAQGAGDVASAGQAERSPFLRTTELLAPYQPAKPLITLSLGEPQHPVPDFVGPVLAKHTAEFGRYPIAKGIEPFRRAVATWLGSRFQLPRPVDPESEVMVLNGSREGLFFAAISASRYVAPRKGRPAILMPNPFYPAYGAGARAAGCEQIYLPTTLGNGFLPDLDSIDEATLARTVAFFIASPANPQGSVASRAYFTRLKELADRFGFIILSDECYSEIYTREAPGSILECAGPDFSNVVAFQSLSKRSNLPGMRVGFAAGDRKFLAAFHELRNVAAPQVPVPLQHVAVAAYSDEAHVEENRRLYRIKFDFADQILGNRYGYKRPAGGFCVWLDVSERGGDEAAAVRLYRDAGVRVIPGSYLARQQNDGSNPGAGYIRLALVSDSESTAEAMHRLVETLG, from the coding sequence ATGGCAATGACCGCCTCATCCGGCTTGGCGCAGGGCGCCGGCGATGTCGCATCCGCCGGCCAGGCCGAGCGTTCCCCTTTCCTGCGCACGACCGAGCTACTGGCGCCGTATCAACCTGCCAAGCCCTTGATTACGCTGTCATTGGGCGAGCCGCAGCACCCGGTGCCCGATTTCGTCGGACCGGTGCTGGCAAAACATACCGCCGAATTCGGCCGCTACCCGATCGCCAAGGGCATCGAACCATTCCGCCGCGCCGTCGCGACCTGGCTGGGAAGCCGGTTCCAATTGCCGCGGCCGGTCGATCCCGAGAGCGAGGTGATGGTGCTGAACGGCAGCCGCGAGGGGCTGTTCTTTGCCGCGATATCAGCCTCGCGCTATGTCGCGCCCCGCAAGGGCCGGCCGGCGATCCTGATGCCGAACCCGTTCTATCCGGCCTATGGCGCCGGCGCCCGCGCGGCCGGCTGCGAGCAGATCTACCTGCCGACAACGCTCGGCAACGGTTTCCTGCCCGATCTTGATTCGATCGACGAGGCGACGCTGGCGCGCACCGTGGCGTTCTTCATCGCCTCGCCCGCCAATCCGCAGGGCTCGGTCGCCTCGCGCGCCTATTTCACGCGGCTGAAAGAGCTCGCCGATCGCTTCGGCTTCATCATCCTGAGCGACGAGTGCTACTCGGAAATCTACACCCGCGAGGCGCCGGGCAGCATTCTCGAATGCGCCGGTCCCGACTTCAGCAATGTCGTGGCGTTCCAGTCGCTGTCGAAGCGCTCGAACCTGCCGGGCATGCGCGTCGGCTTCGCCGCGGGCGACAGAAAGTTTCTGGCCGCGTTCCACGAGCTGCGCAATGTCGCCGCGCCGCAGGTGCCGGTGCCGCTGCAGCATGTCGCGGTCGCCGCCTATAGCGACGAGGCCCATGTCGAGGAGAATCGCAGGCTCTATCGCATCAAGTTCGATTTCGCCGACCAGATCCTCGGCAACCGCTACGGCTACAAGCGCCCCGCCGGCGGCTTCTGCGTCTGGCTCGACGTCTCCGAGCGCGGCGGCGACGAGGCGGCGGCGGTCAGGCTCTATCGCGACGCCGGCGTGCGCGTGATTCCCGGCAGCTACCTGGCACGCCAGCAGAACGACGGTTCCAATCCGGGTGCGGGCTATATCCGCCTTGCGCTCGTCTCCGACAGTGAATCGACGGCCGAGGCGATGCATCGCCTGGTCGAAACTCTGGGTTAA
- a CDS encoding DNA translocase FtsK, which translates to MSMPAIERVIPLVGHLPLSLREALARRLRELTGLGLIALSGAITAALMTWSVQDPSLSHATSRAIRNVLGYPGAIGADLLMQILGLGAIMLVLPVAVWGWRMLTHRPFDREALRLGCWILCTVIAAGFASCWPHNTAWPLPTGLGGVVGDALLRAPAVVFGPPGFIYRVVLGSILVVAMAASFLFACGWGAKEQDDELTPISDDDEPFVEEEDNDRSSVSLGWLFHALMSAKARLGWLLTTAYKSLVSSGAQGRSAAFERQEPNIGGGRSAPSIAPAHEDHDEDEAEAFDDDEEEEDEEEEAPAARAPRKKAEPKPKKKNSDKFELPSVSMLSAPKASDRQPLSKAELETNSRSLEGVLQDFGVRGEIVKANPGPVVTLYELEPAPGIKSSRVIGLSDDIARSMSALSARVAVVAGRNAIGIELPNAHREKVYLRELLVAKESVDSVAKLPLCLGKTIGGDPVIIDLARTPHMLIAGTTGSGKSVAINTMILSLVYRLRPDQCRLIMVDPKMLELSVYDGIPHLLTPVVTDPKKAVVALKWAVREMEERYKRMAKLGVRNIDGYNARLVEAKAKGEELTRTVHTGFDKETGKAIYEEEKLDLEPLPYIVIIVDEMADLMMVAGKDIEGAVQRLAQMARAAGLHVILATQRPSVDVITGTIKANFPTRIAFQVTSKIDSRTILGEMGAEQLLGQGDMLYMAGGGRISRVHGPFASDEEVEKVVRHLKTQGAPEYLEAVTAEEPTDEDGAVFDATGMGGDGGGDLFTQAVAIVKRDRKASTSYIQRRLQIGYNRAASLMERMELEGIVGPANHAGKREILVGEEEGQF; encoded by the coding sequence TTGAGTATGCCAGCGATCGAACGTGTCATCCCCCTGGTCGGCCATCTGCCGCTCTCGCTCCGCGAGGCGCTGGCGCGACGGCTGCGCGAACTCACCGGGCTCGGCCTGATCGCGCTGTCCGGCGCCATCACGGCGGCGCTGATGACATGGTCGGTGCAGGATCCGTCGCTGAGCCACGCCACCTCGCGCGCGATTCGCAACGTGCTCGGCTATCCCGGCGCGATCGGCGCCGACCTTCTGATGCAGATCCTCGGCCTCGGCGCCATCATGCTGGTGCTGCCGGTCGCGGTGTGGGGCTGGCGGATGCTGACACATCGTCCGTTCGACCGCGAGGCGCTGCGGCTCGGCTGCTGGATCCTGTGCACGGTGATCGCGGCGGGCTTCGCCAGCTGCTGGCCGCACAACACCGCATGGCCGCTGCCGACCGGGCTCGGCGGCGTGGTCGGCGACGCGCTGCTGCGTGCGCCGGCGGTCGTGTTCGGCCCGCCCGGCTTCATCTATCGCGTCGTGCTCGGCTCGATCCTGGTCGTCGCGATGGCGGCAAGCTTCCTGTTCGCCTGCGGCTGGGGCGCCAAGGAGCAGGACGACGAGCTGACGCCGATCTCTGACGATGACGAGCCGTTCGTCGAGGAAGAAGACAACGACCGCAGCTCGGTCTCGCTGGGCTGGCTGTTCCATGCGCTGATGAGCGCCAAAGCGCGGCTCGGCTGGCTGCTGACCACCGCCTACAAATCGCTGGTCTCGAGCGGAGCGCAGGGCCGCAGCGCCGCATTCGAGCGCCAGGAGCCCAATATCGGCGGCGGCCGCTCGGCGCCCTCGATCGCGCCCGCGCATGAAGACCATGATGAGGACGAAGCTGAAGCATTCGACGACGACGAGGAAGAGGAGGACGAGGAGGAAGAAGCTCCTGCCGCCCGCGCCCCGCGCAAGAAGGCCGAGCCGAAGCCGAAGAAGAAGAATTCCGACAAGTTCGAGCTGCCCTCGGTCTCCATGCTCAGTGCGCCGAAAGCCAGCGATCGCCAGCCGCTGAGCAAGGCCGAGCTCGAAACCAATTCGCGCTCGCTCGAAGGCGTGCTGCAGGACTTCGGCGTGCGCGGCGAGATCGTCAAGGCCAATCCCGGCCCGGTGGTCACGCTGTATGAGCTCGAGCCGGCGCCCGGCATCAAGTCGTCGCGCGTGATCGGGTTGTCCGACGACATCGCGCGTTCGATGAGCGCGCTGTCGGCCCGCGTCGCCGTGGTCGCCGGCCGCAACGCGATCGGCATCGAGCTGCCGAACGCGCATCGCGAGAAGGTCTATCTGCGCGAGCTTCTGGTCGCCAAGGAAAGCGTCGATTCGGTTGCGAAGCTGCCGCTGTGCCTCGGCAAGACGATCGGCGGCGACCCCGTCATCATCGATCTGGCGCGCACGCCGCACATGCTGATCGCCGGCACCACCGGCTCCGGCAAATCGGTCGCGATCAACACCATGATCCTGAGCCTGGTCTACCGGCTGCGGCCGGATCAGTGCCGCCTGATCATGGTGGATCCGAAGATGCTCGAACTCTCCGTCTATGACGGCATCCCGCACTTGCTGACGCCCGTCGTCACCGATCCGAAGAAGGCGGTGGTGGCGCTGAAATGGGCCGTGCGCGAGATGGAAGAGCGCTACAAGCGGATGGCCAAGCTCGGCGTGCGCAACATCGACGGCTACAATGCGCGCCTCGTCGAAGCCAAGGCCAAGGGCGAGGAGCTGACGCGCACCGTCCACACCGGCTTCGACAAGGAGACCGGCAAGGCGATCTACGAGGAAGAGAAGCTCGACCTTGAGCCGCTGCCCTACATCGTCATCATCGTCGACGAGATGGCCGACCTGATGATGGTCGCCGGCAAGGATATCGAAGGCGCGGTGCAGCGCCTCGCGCAGATGGCGCGCGCCGCCGGCCTGCATGTCATCCTCGCCACGCAGCGTCCGTCGGTCGACGTCATCACCGGCACGATCAAGGCGAACTTCCCGACCCGCATCGCCTTCCAGGTGACGTCGAAGATCGACAGCCGCACCATTCTTGGCGAGATGGGCGCCGAGCAGCTGCTCGGCCAGGGCGACATGCTCTACATGGCGGGCGGCGGCCGCATCAGCCGCGTACACGGACCCTTCGCCTCCGACGAGGAAGTCGAGAAGGTGGTGCGTCACCTCAAGACGCAAGGCGCCCCGGAATATCTCGAAGCCGTCACCGCGGAAGAGCCGACCGACGAGGACGGCGCCGTGTTCGATGCCACCGGCATGGGCGGCGACGGCGGCGGCGATCTGTTCACGCAGGCGGTTGCGATCGTCAAGCGCGACCGCAAGGCGTCGACCTCCTACATCCAGCGCCGGCTGCAGATCGGCTATAACCGCGCCGCCTCGCTAATGGAGCGGATGGAACTTGAGGGCATCGTCGGCCCGGCGAATCACGCCGGAAAGCGCGAAATCCTGGTCGGGGAGGAAGAAGGCCAGTTCTGA
- a CDS encoding outer membrane lipoprotein carrier protein LolA, with protein MAKHLIDRGTRTALALLVTAAIAGAATAQNAPPPKPAPKAAPKKDAGAQTNADKGPTTTGATQAPPNPVIPDPRRNVPANIFQTFDANQKAQAAKVSAYLSSLQTLVGNFVQVGPDGTKTKGDFYIQKPGKLRFEYDDPSPIEVIADGSSVAVRDRRLATQDVYPLSQTPLRYLLSDRIDLMKDTNVISVTADDVFVSITIEEKQALVGTSRFLLMIGAKDGKLKQWTVTDPQGYDTTVAVYNLDATQKPDPALFKIDFTTYPGTSPG; from the coding sequence ATGGCAAAACACCTCATTGACCGCGGCACGCGCACCGCGCTGGCTCTTCTCGTCACCGCCGCGATCGCCGGCGCTGCGACTGCGCAGAATGCGCCGCCGCCGAAGCCCGCACCCAAGGCCGCGCCAAAGAAGGACGCCGGCGCGCAAACCAATGCGGACAAGGGCCCGACGACGACGGGAGCCACCCAGGCACCGCCGAACCCGGTGATTCCCGATCCGCGCCGCAACGTGCCCGCCAACATCTTCCAGACCTTCGACGCCAACCAGAAGGCGCAGGCGGCCAAGGTCTCGGCCTATCTCTCGTCGCTGCAAACCCTGGTCGGAAATTTCGTCCAGGTCGGCCCCGACGGCACCAAGACCAAGGGCGATTTCTACATCCAGAAGCCCGGCAAGCTGCGCTTCGAATATGACGATCCGAGCCCGATCGAGGTGATCGCGGACGGCTCCTCGGTCGCGGTGCGCGACCGCAGGCTCGCCACCCAGGACGTCTATCCGCTGTCGCAGACCCCGCTGCGCTATTTACTGTCGGATCGCATCGACCTGATGAAGGACACCAACGTCATCAGCGTCACCGCCGACGACGTGTTCGTCAGCATCACGATCGAGGAGAAGCAGGCGCTGGTCGGCACCAGCCGCTTCCTGCTGATGATCGGCGCCAAGGACGGCAAGCTCAAGCAGTGGACCGTCACCGACCCGCAGGGCTACGACACGACCGTTGCGGTCTACAATCTCGACGCGACGCAGAAGCCCGATCCGGCGCTGTTCAAGATCGACTTCACGACCTATCCCGGCACCTCGCCGGGCTAG
- a CDS encoding exodeoxyribonuclease III, with the protein MRFSVTTWNINSVRLRIDTVAKFLKGARPDVLCLQETKCIDDAFPLKRFKRLGYEHVALNGQKGYHGVAIVSRLPFETTDIRTFCDKIDSRHISVSFGEKAQLSKPLVLHNFYVPAGGDIPDPALNPKFEHKLQFLDEMKACEPLHPRGDDRHILVGDLNVAPHENDVWSHKQLLKVVSHTPVETEKLLAAQAHGEWFDIARERIPMSEKVYTWWSYRAADWTVGDRGRRLDHIWVSRALKDQVSDFKITRDARSWERPSDHVPVTAVMEV; encoded by the coding sequence ATGCGGTTCTCCGTCACCACCTGGAACATCAATTCGGTGCGCCTGCGCATCGACACCGTCGCCAAGTTCCTCAAGGGCGCGCGGCCGGATGTGCTGTGCCTGCAGGAGACCAAATGCATCGACGATGCGTTTCCGCTGAAACGTTTCAAGCGGCTTGGCTATGAGCACGTCGCGCTGAACGGACAGAAGGGCTATCACGGCGTCGCCATCGTCTCGCGCCTGCCGTTCGAGACGACCGACATCAGGACGTTCTGCGACAAGATCGATTCGCGGCACATCTCGGTGTCCTTCGGCGAGAAGGCGCAGCTGTCAAAGCCGCTGGTGCTGCATAATTTCTACGTGCCGGCCGGCGGCGACATTCCCGATCCCGCGCTCAACCCGAAATTCGAGCACAAGCTGCAATTCCTCGACGAGATGAAGGCCTGCGAGCCGCTGCATCCGCGCGGCGACGACCGCCACATCCTGGTCGGCGACCTCAACGTCGCCCCGCATGAGAACGACGTCTGGTCGCACAAGCAGCTGCTCAAGGTGGTCTCGCACACCCCGGTCGAGACCGAGAAGCTGCTGGCCGCGCAGGCGCATGGCGAATGGTTCGACATCGCGCGCGAGCGAATCCCGATGTCGGAAAAGGTCTACACCTGGTGGAGCTACCGCGCGGCGGACTGGACTGTCGGCGATCGCGGCCGACGGCTCGATCACATCTGGGTCTCGCGCGCGCTCAAGGATCAGGTCAGCGATTTCAAGATCACCCGCGACGCCCGCAGCTGGGAACGCCCGTCGGACCACGTGCCGGTGACGGCGGTGATGGAGGTTTAG
- a CDS encoding cyclic nucleotide-binding domain-containing protein, with product MSIDDDVALLERVPTMRLLGESSLRMLAIGSEQRDFNAGDVLFKAGDAADAGYVVQRGTFRVEEGGAEIIAGPGALIGELALIVAMKRPSTATALERGSVIRVARSLFQRVLESDPAAARRLRDELALRTSQLASDILMAGGKLST from the coding sequence ATGTCGATCGATGATGATGTAGCCCTGCTCGAGCGGGTCCCGACAATGCGTCTGTTGGGCGAGAGCTCCTTGCGCATGCTGGCGATCGGCTCCGAGCAACGTGATTTCAACGCAGGCGACGTGCTGTTCAAGGCCGGCGACGCCGCAGATGCCGGCTATGTCGTGCAGCGCGGCACCTTCCGCGTCGAGGAAGGCGGCGCCGAGATCATCGCCGGTCCCGGTGCGCTGATCGGCGAGCTCGCATTGATCGTCGCGATGAAGCGGCCGTCGACTGCCACCGCGCTGGAGCGCGGCTCGGTGATCCGCGTCGCGCGCAGCCTGTTCCAGCGCGTGCTGGAAAGCGATCCGGCCGCGGCCCGCCGGCTGCGCGACGAACTGGCGCTGCGCACCAGCCAGCTCGCAAGCGATATCTTGATGGCGGGCGGGAAGTTGAGCACGTAG
- a CDS encoding response regulator transcription factor has protein sequence MANARKILIVDDDTDLRDTLVEQLSLHEEFEASAVDTGAKGATAAKANSPDLVLMDVGLPDTDGREVVRSLRKGGFKAPIIMLTGHDTDSDTILGLESGANDYVAKPFRFAVLLARIRAQLRQHEASEDAVFSVGPYSFRPGSKMLTGANARKVRLTEKETAILRFLYRAGQMPVSRETLLQEVWGYNSGVTTHTLETHIYRLRQKIEKDAANPEILVTEAGGYKLVP, from the coding sequence ATGGCCAATGCCCGCAAGATCTTGATCGTGGATGACGATACCGATCTGCGCGATACGCTGGTCGAGCAGCTGTCGCTGCACGAGGAATTCGAAGCCTCCGCAGTCGACACCGGCGCCAAGGGCGCCACTGCCGCCAAAGCCAATTCCCCCGATCTGGTCCTGATGGACGTCGGCCTGCCCGACACCGACGGCCGCGAAGTGGTCCGCTCGCTCCGCAAGGGCGGCTTCAAGGCTCCGATCATCATGCTGACCGGCCACGACACCGATTCCGATACGATCCTGGGGCTCGAATCCGGCGCCAACGACTATGTGGCGAAGCCATTTCGGTTCGCGGTGCTGCTGGCCCGGATCCGGGCGCAGCTCCGCCAGCACGAGGCCAGCGAGGACGCGGTGTTCTCGGTCGGCCCCTATTCGTTCCGGCCCGGCTCGAAGATGCTGACCGGCGCCAATGCCAGGAAGGTTCGGCTGACCGAGAAGGAAACCGCGATCCTCCGCTTCCTCTACCGCGCCGGCCAGATGCCGGTGTCGCGCGAGACCCTGCTCCAGGAAGTCTGGGGCTACAATTCCGGTGTCACCACCCACACGCTGGAAACCCACATCTACCGCCTCCGCCAGAAGATCGAGAAGGACGCCGCCAACCCGGAAATCCTGGTGACGGAAGCCGGTGGCTACAAGCTGGTGCCGTGA
- a CDS encoding L,D-transpeptidase family protein produces MTVKRDRPLSIIEVRAAAGDPRRGWLSADGWTVPVALGRGGILANKREGDGGTPRGVFHPRKLWWRADRHQRPTTFLPTRPIRREDAWCEDPADRHYNQPIRLDREQGGDRLTREDHLYDFIIEIDHNAAPRVAGRGSAVFLHLARPNFSPTAGCVSMTKTSMLRLLRRMSPQTRIVIG; encoded by the coding sequence ATGACAGTCAAACGTGATCGCCCGCTCTCCATCATCGAGGTCCGAGCAGCCGCCGGCGACCCGCGCCGGGGCTGGCTGTCGGCCGACGGCTGGACCGTGCCGGTGGCGCTCGGGCGCGGCGGAATCCTCGCCAACAAGCGCGAGGGCGACGGCGGCACGCCGCGCGGCGTCTTCCATCCGCGCAAGCTCTGGTGGCGTGCCGACCGGCACCAGCGTCCGACGACTTTCCTGCCGACCCGGCCGATCCGCCGCGAGGATGCCTGGTGCGAGGACCCCGCCGACCGTCACTACAACCAGCCGATCCGCCTCGACCGCGAGCAGGGCGGCGACCGCCTGACTCGCGAGGACCATCTCTACGATTTCATCATCGAGATCGACCACAACGCCGCGCCGCGCGTCGCCGGTCGCGGCAGCGCCGTCTTCCTGCATCTGGCGCGGCCGAATTTCTCGCCGACCGCCGGCTGTGTTTCGATGACGAAGACTTCGATGCTGCGGCTGTTGCGGCGGATGTCGCCGCAGACCCGGATCGTTATTGGGTAG
- a CDS encoding 2-keto-4-pentenoate hydratase encodes MLDNNQIAAASKVLHDHWHAGTKLDALDGAIRPRDRAAGYAVQAALEKASREKLFGWKIAATSAAGQKHINVAGPLAGRILAETVIPDGGTASMQGNEMRVGEPEYAFRMARDLAPRTTPYSVQEVLDAVGTLHPAIEIPDSRFADFVAAGEAQLIADNACAHLFVLGPATTADWRAIDLVEDRPTITLRGERYIGHGKNVLGDPRIALAWCANELRTLGLTLRAGEVVTTGTCHPPLPISAGDEFAADFGAIGKVSVKFA; translated from the coding sequence ATGCTCGACAACAACCAGATCGCCGCCGCCTCGAAGGTCCTGCACGATCACTGGCACGCCGGGACAAAACTCGACGCGCTCGATGGCGCAATTCGGCCGCGCGATCGCGCCGCGGGCTATGCGGTGCAGGCTGCGCTGGAGAAAGCGTCGCGCGAAAAACTATTCGGCTGGAAGATCGCGGCGACCAGCGCGGCCGGCCAGAAGCACATCAACGTCGCGGGACCGCTGGCCGGGCGTATCCTCGCCGAGACGGTGATACCGGATGGCGGCACCGCGTCGATGCAGGGCAACGAGATGCGCGTCGGCGAGCCGGAATACGCCTTCCGCATGGCGCGCGATCTCGCGCCTCGCACGACACCTTACAGCGTGCAGGAGGTGCTGGATGCCGTCGGCACGCTGCATCCGGCGATCGAAATTCCGGATTCGCGTTTCGCCGATTTCGTCGCCGCCGGCGAAGCCCAGCTGATCGCCGACAATGCCTGCGCGCATCTGTTCGTGCTCGGACCCGCAACGACAGCGGACTGGCGCGCGATCGATCTGGTCGAGGACCGCCCGACCATCACGCTGCGCGGCGAGCGCTACATCGGCCACGGCAAGAACGTGCTCGGCGATCCGCGGATAGCGCTGGCCTGGTGCGCCAACGAGCTGCGCACGCTCGGGCTGACGCTGCGGGCAGGGGAAGTCGTCACCACAGGCACCTGCCATCCCCCGCTGCCGATCTCAGCCGGCGATGAATTCGCGGCCGATTTCGGCGCGATCGGAAAAGTGTCGGTGAAGTTCGCGTAG
- a CDS encoding YggS family pyridoxal phosphate-dependent enzyme produces MTQSPTTPLPPGSPHDPAFGLAAVEREIAHACKEARRDRASVTLIAVSKTFAADAILPIIGAGQRVFGENRVQEAKGKWPALIQANPGLQLHLIGPLQSNKAKEAVALFDAIHSVDRTSICEALAKEIKNQGKHPQLFVQINTGEEPQKAGVAPQDADTFIAACRDTYGLSISGLMCIPPVDQAPAPHFALCAKIAARNGLTNLSMGMSADYAVAIQMGATHVRVGSAIFGTRTAPHN; encoded by the coding sequence ATGACGCAAAGCCCGACCACGCCGTTACCGCCTGGTTCACCACATGACCCTGCCTTTGGCCTCGCCGCCGTCGAACGCGAGATCGCCCATGCCTGCAAGGAAGCGCGGCGCGACCGCGCGTCGGTGACCTTGATCGCGGTGTCGAAGACGTTCGCGGCCGACGCAATTTTGCCGATTATCGGTGCCGGACAGCGCGTATTTGGCGAAAATCGCGTGCAGGAGGCCAAAGGCAAGTGGCCGGCGCTAATCCAGGCCAATCCGGGATTGCAGCTGCATCTGATCGGGCCGTTGCAGTCGAACAAGGCCAAGGAGGCGGTCGCGCTGTTCGATGCGATCCATTCGGTCGATCGCACCAGCATTTGCGAAGCGTTAGCCAAGGAAATCAAAAATCAAGGGAAGCACCCGCAACTGTTCGTCCAGATCAATACCGGCGAGGAGCCGCAGAAAGCCGGCGTCGCGCCGCAGGACGCGGATACCTTCATCGCGGCCTGCCGCGACACCTACGGCCTGTCGATCTCGGGACTGATGTGCATCCCGCCGGTCGACCAGGCGCCGGCGCCGCACTTCGCGCTCTGCGCCAAGATCGCCGCGCGCAACGGCCTGACGAATCTCTCGATGGGCATGAGCGCGGATTACGCGGTGGCGATCCAGATGGGCGCGACCCATGTGCGGGTGGGCTCGGCGATCTTTGGGACGCGGACGGCGCCGCATAACTAG
- a CDS encoding sensor domain-containing diguanylate cyclase, translating into MSGVTFNRNRVRLKKVLGIRARLALLALMLVAPLMLDRVRTLEDSRSKQIAQAAAGYASLTAHAAETQREVVSSVETMLKSAAYIRASGGIAQSCEVLRASLPTVLPWIRSIMFVSRDGLVQCSTLNAQVGLNVGDRDYFKKAQDNRGFVFSDYLRGRTNGRPMMMAAYPVAAINPEQDAVVVAGINIDWLSQIMANLGGQPGMSAVLVDSTGVVIAAPADHASLIGRSLDTIPLMAAIAEKALSYDEPSGSVSFTASDGAQRTLSFARIAGTQSRLIVSMDEAKVTAAINREIRTAYLQLGFVCLFVLLGALVGAERLVIHPIELMTGMARRFGEGDWSARVAKHKLPAEFVPLARAFNAMAAQLSQRERELVASNDRLTVMASIDALSGLANRRGFQSRLDFEWMRAQQYECELSLMMIDVDHFKLYNDTYGHPEGDACLTRIGEVLSGIAADTMGFAGRYGGEEFCLLLPNTDAAHALAIGETVRTAVLGLAVPHASSSHCVVTVSVGVATTKPNETQRPGDLIEAADAALYAAKRRGRNAVIEHGFLQTLDEAGMALAS; encoded by the coding sequence ATGTCGGGCGTCACTTTCAACCGCAACAGGGTCAGGCTCAAGAAGGTTCTGGGTATTCGTGCCCGGCTGGCCTTGCTTGCGCTGATGCTGGTCGCGCCCCTGATGCTCGACCGCGTCCGCACGCTGGAAGACTCCCGCAGCAAGCAGATCGCGCAGGCCGCCGCCGGCTATGCCAGCCTCACCGCGCATGCCGCGGAAACCCAGCGCGAGGTGGTCTCCTCGGTCGAGACCATGCTGAAGTCTGCGGCCTATATCCGCGCTTCCGGCGGCATCGCGCAGAGCTGCGAGGTGCTGCGCGCCAGCCTGCCAACCGTGCTGCCCTGGATCCGCAGCATCATGTTCGTCTCGCGGGACGGGCTGGTGCAGTGCTCGACCCTCAACGCCCAGGTCGGCCTCAATGTCGGCGACCGTGACTATTTCAAGAAAGCCCAGGACAACCGCGGCTTCGTGTTCAGCGACTATCTGCGCGGCAGAACCAATGGCCGCCCGATGATGATGGCCGCCTATCCGGTGGCCGCGATCAATCCGGAGCAGGATGCCGTGGTGGTCGCCGGCATCAATATCGACTGGCTGTCGCAGATCATGGCCAATCTCGGCGGCCAGCCCGGCATGTCGGCCGTTCTCGTCGACAGCACCGGCGTCGTGATCGCCGCGCCCGCGGATCACGCGAGCCTGATCGGCCGCTCGCTCGACACCATCCCGTTGATGGCCGCGATCGCCGAAAAGGCGCTGAGCTATGACGAACCATCCGGCTCGGTGTCGTTCACGGCGTCCGACGGCGCGCAGCGCACGCTGAGCTTCGCGCGCATCGCCGGCACGCAATCCCGGCTGATCGTGAGCATGGACGAAGCCAAGGTGACGGCGGCGATCAACCGCGAGATCCGCACCGCCTATCTGCAGCTCGGCTTCGTCTGCCTGTTCGTCTTGCTGGGTGCCCTGGTCGGCGCCGAGCGGCTCGTCATCCATCCGATCGAGCTGATGACCGGCATGGCGCGGCGGTTCGGCGAGGGCGACTGGTCGGCACGCGTCGCCAAGCACAAGCTGCCGGCGGAATTCGTGCCGCTGGCGCGCGCCTTCAACGCGATGGCGGCGCAGCTCAGCCAGCGCGAGCGCGAGCTCGTCGCCTCCAACGATCGTCTCACCGTGATGGCCTCGATCGACGCGCTGTCTGGCCTTGCCAACCGCCGCGGCTTCCAGAGCCGGCTCGACTTCGAGTGGATGCGGGCGCAGCAATATGAATGCGAGCTGTCGCTGATGATGATCGATGTCGATCACTTCAAGCTCTACAACGACACCTATGGCCATCCCGAAGGCGATGCCTGCCTGACCCGGATCGGCGAAGTGCTGTCCGGGATCGCCGCCGACACCATGGGCTTCGCCGGCCGCTATGGCGGCGAGGAATTCTGCCTGTTGCTGCCGAACACCGACGCCGCGCATGCGCTCGCGATCGGCGAAACCGTGCGCACCGCCGTACTCGGCCTCGCCGTGCCGCATGCATCCTCGAGCCATTGCGTCGTCACCGTCAGCGTCGGCGTCGCGACGACCAAGCCGAACGAGACCCAGCGCCCCGGCGATCTGATCGAAGCCGCCGACGCCGCGCTCTACGCAGCCAAGCGCCGCGGCAGGAATGCCGTGATCGAGCACGGCTTCCTGCAGACGCTGGACGAAGCCGGCATGGCGCTGGCGAGCTGA